TTCCTCCACGAACGATGTTGTGAATGTTCTTTAAGTAACATTTGTGTGTTTCTGAGAACATCACATTGCTGCATTACTATACTTCTGGTGCCCTGGAAATAAAAGTCCGTTTTTTCACGTTTTCTTGATTGTAAACAGTTAAATTTCAGTGGATTGAAATGGTTTTGATGATTCTGTGTGCAATAAAGAGGTAACGTTGCGTTTAATTAATAAACAATAAAAGGATCCTCCAACCGCGATCGTAGTCACAAATGATACTTAAATAACATGATAATGTTACTTTAATATCATTCTTGAGCGATTGTTTCTGAGAGGAAGTAAAATGGATATTGCGGTTATCGGTTCCAACATGGTGGATCTCATCACTTACACCAACCAGATGCCCAAAGAAGGGGAGACGCTGGAAGCACCGGCATTCAAAATTGGCTGCGGCGGGAAAGGGGCGAATCAGGCTGTTGCGGCCGCTAAGCTCAATTCAAAAGTGCTGATGCTGACTAAAGTTGGGGACGATATTTTTGCGGATAACACCATCCGTAATCTGGAATCCTGGGGCATCAATACCACTTATGTGGAAAAAGTACCGTGTACCAGCAGCGGTGTGGCGCCTATCTTTGTGAATGCCAACTCCAGTAACAGTATTTTGATTATTAAAGGCGCGAACAAGTTTCTCTCACCGGAAGATATCGACCGCGCCGCAGAAGACCTGAAAAAATGCAAACTGATCGTCCTGCAACTTGAGGTTCAGCTTGAGACGGTTTACCACGCGATAGAGTTTGGTAAGAAGCACGGTATTGAAGTGTTATTAAATCCAGCTCCGGCATTACGCGAATTAGACATGTCTTATGCCTGTAAATGTGATTTCTTTGTGCCTAATGAAACCGAACTGGAAATATTAACTGGCATGCCGGTCGATACTTACGATCATATTTGTGCTGCTGCCCGCAGCCTGATTGATAAAGGACTGAACAACATCATTATTACCATGGGTGAAAAAGGGGCGTTATGGATGACGCGTGACCAGGAAGTCCATGTTCCGGCGTTCAAAGTGAATGCTATCGATACCAGCGGTGCAGGCGACGCCTTTATTGGTTGTTTTGCACATTATTATGTCCAGGGCGGTGATGTTGAAGCCGCGATGAAGAAAGCCGTCCTCTTTGCCGCCTTTAGCGTTACCGGAAAAGGCACTCAGTCATCTTATCCGAGCATTGAACAATTTAATGAGTTCCTGACGTTAAACAAATAACTCTTCTGCACTGTAAAAGGTAGCACTATGAACGATAAAAACATCATTCAGATGCCCGATGGGTATCTGAATAAGACCCCTCTGTTCCAGTTTATTTTGTTATCCTGTTTATTCCCATTGTGGGGATGCGCAGCCGCATTAAATGATATTCTGATTACACAATTTAAAAGTGTATTTTCACTCAGTAATTTTGCTTCGGCATTAGTACAAAGCGCGTTTTATGGTGGTTATTTTTTAATTGCGATACCGGCATCCCTGGTCATTAAAAAGACCAGTTATAAAGTGGCGATATTAATCGGTCTGACACTGTATATCGTTGGCTGTACGCTCTTTTTCCCGGCATCACACATGGCAACCTACACCATGTTCCTGGCGGCGATTTTTGCGATTGCGATTGGTCTTAGCTTCCTCGAAACCGCTGCGAACACCTACAGTTCGATGATCGGTCCGAAAGCGTACGCCACGCTGCGTCTGAATATCAGCCAGACCTTCTATCCGATTGGCGCGGCCTCCGGCATTTTACTGGGCAAATACCTGATCTTTTCCGAAGGTGATAGCCTGAAAAAACAGATGGCGGGGATGAACGCCGAACAGATCCATAATTTTAAACTGTTGATGCTGGAAAACACCCTTGAGCCGTACAAGTACATGATTATGGTTCTGGTGGTGGTGATGGTGTTATTCCTGCTGACCCGCTTTCCGACCTGTAAAGTGGCGCAAACCGCCAGCCATAAACGCCCGTCAGCGGTAGATACGCTACGCTATTTGGCCAAAAATTCCCGCTTCCGTCGCGGGATCGTGGCGCAGTTCCTGTATGTCGGCATGCAGGTGGCGGTCTGGTCGTTCACCATCCGTCTGGCGCTGGACCTGGGGGATATCAATGAACGCGATGCCTCCAACTTTATGGTCTATAGCTTCGCATGCTTCTTTATCGGCAAATTTATCGCCAACATACTGATGACGCGCTTTAACCCGGAAAAAGTGTTGATTCTGTATTCCATCATCGGCGCGTTGTTCCTCGCCTACGTGGCGCTGGCACCCAGCTTTAGCGCGGTGTACGTTGCGGTGCTGGTGAGCGTGCTGTTTGGTCCCTGCTGGGCGACCATTTACGCCGGAACGCTGGATACGGTGGATAACGAACACACCGAAATGGCTGGCGCAGTGATTGTGATGGCGATTGTGGGGGCGGCGGTCGTTCCGGCGATTCAGGGTTATGTGGCGGATATGTTCCACTCGCTGCAACTCTCGTTCCTCGTCTCAATGCTGTGTTTCGTTTATGTCGGTATCTATTTTTGGCGTGAATGCAAAGTGCGCAGCAACCTGGTTGAAGCGACCGCCTCCTGAGGAGAAAAACGATGACAACACGTATGACTTTGTGGCGGGAACTCTTTGGCGAACACCCACGCGTCCTGCTGGAAAATGGTGATTTCACGGTAACGGCGTTTCGCTACCCTAGCGGGGTGGAAGGGCTGCGGGTACAAAATAGCCGTGGCCATCTGGTTATTCTTCCCTGGATGGGGCAGATGATTTGGGATGCACAATTTGACGGTCATGACCTGACCATGCGTAACATGTTCAGCCAGCCGAAACCCGCCACAGAAGTGGTGGCCACCTACGGTTGCTTTGCTTTCCACTCCGGGCTGCTGGCGAATGGCTGTCCGTCGGCGGAAGATACCCACCCGCTGCATGGCGAGATGTCCTGTGCTGCCATGGATGACGTGTGGCTGGAACTGGACGGTGACAGCCTGTGTGTGACGGGACGCTACGAATATGTGATGGGATTCGGTCACCATTATCAGGCTCAGCCTGCGGTGAAAATGCGTAAGGCCAGCGCGCTGTTTGATATTCAGATGACGGTTACCAACCTGGCCTCGGTGGCAATGCCGCTGCAGTACATGTGCCACATGAACTATGCCTATGTGCCAGAAGCCACTTTCAGCCAAAACATCCCGGATGAGGCGCTGAAGCTGCGTGAGTCGATTCCCGCGCATGTGAAGCCTACTGAGCCGTGGCTGGCATTCAATCAGCGTATTCTACAGGGGGAAGCCTCGCTGGCGACGCTCAATGAACCCGCCTTTTACGATCCGGAAATTGTCTTCTTCGCAGACAAGCTTGATACGTATACGGATCACCCAGAATTCAGCATGATTGCACCAGATGGCACCACATTCGTCACCCGTTTTGCCAGTTCGGAGCTTAATTACGTTACCCGCTGGATCCTCTATAACGGCGATCAGCAGGTCGCGGCGTTTGCTCTGCCTGCCACGTGTCGACCAGAGGGCTTCCTGGCGGCGCAGCAAAATGGCACGTTACTTTACCTCCCGCCACAACAAACCCGTAGCTTTACGGTGACGACCGGCATCGCCTGAAACATTGGGTATCGCTCAAGGCTTGAACAGCAACGCGCGGGTACACAAAATCATTCAAGCTGCATCAAGGCGGCAAGTCTGAGACAAATTCGTAGGAACGAATTTGAACAGCCGGAGGCTGCCTTCGGTGTGGGACATGGATGTCCCACATTAATCCCCAGGAGCTTACTCAAGTAAGTGACTGGGGTGAGCAGATGTAGCCAACGCAGAGGCAGCTTGAAGGATGAAGTGTATGTCGTTAAGGTAAGCGCGTTTTTTTATACTTGCCAGGACAGAACCATGATCACCGTTGCCCTTATTGACGATCACCTGATCGTTCGCTCCGGCTTTGCACAGTTGCTGGGGCTGGAGCCTGATTTGCAGGTTGTCGCCGAGTTCGGATCGGGACGAGAGGCGCTGGCGGGACTGCCGGGGCGCGGCGTGCAGGTCTGTATTTGCGACATTTCCATGCCGGATATCTCCGGGCTGGAGTTGTTAAGCCAACTGCCAAAAGGGATGGCGACCATCATGCTCTCTGTTCACGACAGCCCGGCGCTGGTGGAGCAGGCGTTGAACGCAGGTGCCCGTGGTTTCCTCTCCAAACGCTGTAGCCCTGATGAACTGATTTCTGCGGTCCATACGGTGGCGACAGGCGGTTGTTATTTGACGCCGGATATCGCGGTAAAGCTGGCGGCAGGGCGTCAGGATCCGCTGACCAAACGCGAACGTCAGGTGGCGGAAAAACTGGCGCAGGGTATGGCGGTCAAAGAGATTGCCGCTGAACTGGGGCTGTCGCCGAAAACAGTACACGTGCATCGCGCCAATCTGATGGAAAAACTGGGCGTCAGCAATGACGTTGAACTGGCTCGCCGTATGTTTGATGGCTGGTGATGAGCACCTTTTTCTCCCGGTTAATTACCGTTATCGCCTGTTTTTTTATCTTCTCCGCCGCGTGGTTTTGCCTGTGGAGCATCAGCCTGCATCTGGTTGAGCGCCCGGAAATGGCGGTGCTGTTGTTTCCATTTGGTCTGCGTCTGGGGTTAATGCTGCAATGTCCGCGCGGCTACTGGCCGGTATTGCTGGGCGCAGAATGGCTACTTGCCTACTGGCTGGCGCAGGAAGTGGCGCTTGCTCATCTTCCCCTTTTGATGATCGGAAGCGTGCTGACGCTGCTTCCGGTGGCGTTAATCTCCCGCTATCGCCATCAACGCGACTGGCGCACGTTGCTTTTGCAAAGCGCGGCACTTACGGCTGCGGCATTGTTACAGTCTTTACCGTGGATGGGGCAAGGCGAAGCGGCCTTTACCGCGCTGTTGTTGACGCTCACCGGCGGACTGACGTTGGCCCCCATTTGCCTGGTGTTCTGGCATTACCTCACCAGCACCACCTGGCTGCCGCTCGGTCCGGCACTGGTTTCGCAGCCGGTAAACTGGCGCGGTCGCCATCTGGTCTGGTATCTGCTGTTGTTCACCGTCAGTCTGTGGCTGCAGCTTGGGCTGCCGGACGAACTTTCCCGTTTTACGCCGTTTTGTCTGGCGCTGCCGATTATCGCGCTGGCCTGGCACTATGGCTGGCAGGGGGCGCTGATCGCGACCCTGATGAACGCCATCGCGCTGATTGCCAGCCAGACCTGGCACGATCACCCGGTGGATTTATTGCTCTCATTGCTGGCGCAGAGCCTGACCGGGCTGCTACTTGGTACCGGGATCCAACGCCTGCGCGAGCTTAACCAGTCGCTGCAAAACGAGCTGGCGCGTAATCACCGCCTGGCGGAACGCCTGCTGGAAACCGAAGAGAGCGTACGCCGAGACGTGGCGCGTGAGCTGCACGACGATATCGGTCAGACCATCACCGCGATCCGCACCCAGGCCGGTATCGTGCAACGACTGGCTCCGGAAAATGCGGGCGTGAAGCAGAGCGGAGCGCATATCGAACAGTTATCGTTGGGCGTGTATGACGCGGTGCGCCGCCTGTTAGGGCGCTTGCGCCCCCGCCAACTGGACGATCTGACGCTGGAGCAGGCCATTCGTTCGCTGATGCGTGAAATGGAGCTGGAAAGCCGCGGTATCGTCAGTCATCTCGACTGGAAAATAGACGAATCAATGCTCAGTGAAGGTCTGCGGGTGACCCTGTTTCGGGTGTGTCAGGAGGGGCTAAACAACATTGTGAAGCATGCCAGTGCCAGTGCGGTGACGCTCCAGGGCTGGCAGCAGGACGACCGCCTGATGCTGGTGATTGAGGACGACGGTTGTGGGCTGCCGCCAGGCTCTGGTCAGCTGGGTTTTGGTCTGACCGGAATGCGTGAGCGTGTGACGGCGTTGGGGGGAATGCTGGCGATTTCCTGCACCCACGGCACGCGCGTGAGCGTCTCATTGCCCGTGCGCTATGTGTAAGGAGAGGGAATGCTGACGTTTCTGAAAGCCCCGGTGAATGCGCCGTTACTTAACGATAAATGCGAAATCGACGCCCGTTACCGCTACTGGCGGCGACATATTCTGACCACCATCTGGCTCGGTTACGCGTTGTTCTACTTCACCCGTAAAAGTTTTAACGCCGCGGTGCCGGAAATCCTCGCCAGCGGCGTATTGACCCGCAGCGACATTGGTCTGCTGGCCACGCTGTTTTACATCACTTACGGGCTGTCGAAATTTGTCTCCGGTATCGTCAGCGACCGCTCCAACGCCCGCTATTTTATGGGGATGGGGCTTATCGCCACCGGGGTGGTGAACATTTTGTTCGGTTTCTCCACCTCGCTGTGGGCGTTTGCCCTGCTGTGGGCGCTGAATGCCTTCTTCCAGGGCTGGGGCTCGCCGGTGTGCGCCCGTTTGCTGACGGCGTGGTACTCGCGCACTGAACGCGGTGGCTGGTGGGCGCTGTGGAACACGGCGCACAACGTCGGCGGCGCGCTCATTCCTATCGTGATGGCCGCTGCCGCCCTGCATTATGGCTGGCGCGCCGGGATGATGATTGCCGGGTTACTGGCGATTGCGGTGGGCATTTTTCTCTGCTGGCGACTGCGCGACAGACCGCAGGCCATCGGTTTACCGCCCGTAGGTGACTGGCGGCACGACGCGCTGGAAATCGCCCAGCAGCAGGAGGGGGCGGGGCTGACCCGTAAAGAGATCCTCACCAAATATGTCTTGCTGAACCCTTACATCTGGCTCCTTTCGCTCTGTTATGTGCTGGTGTACGTCGTGCGCGCTGCGATCAACGACTGGGGCAACCTGTACATGTCGGAGACGCTGGGGGTTGACCTGGTGACCGCCAACACGGCCGTGACCATGTTCGAGCTGGGTGGGTTTATTGGCGCGCTGGTGGCGGGCTGGGGCTCGGATAAACTGTTCAATGGCAACCGTGGGCCCATGAACCTGATCTTCGCTGCGGGCATTTTGCTTTCCGTTGGCTCACTGTGGCTAATGCCGTTTGCCAGTTACGTGATGCAGGCCGCCTGCTTCTTCACCACCGGCTTCTTCGTCTTTGGGCCGCAGATGCTGATCGGTATGGCGGCGGCCGAGTGTTCGCACAAAGAGGCGGCGGGGGCGGCCACCGGATTTGTCGGATTGTTTGCCTATCTTGGCGCATCGCTCTCCGGCTGGCCGCTGGCGCAGGTGATGGAAACCTGGCACTGGACCGGGTTTTTTGTGGTGATCGCCATTGCCGCCGGGATATCCGCGCTTCTGTTGTTGCCTTTTCTGAATGCTCAGGCGCCGCACGAGGTCAATGAAGCGTGACGCACCTCACCTTTTTATGCCGAGTCGGGCAAAACTAGGAAATTTTCCCGGTTCCGCCTGGACGCTGTCTCAGGCCGGGTTGGCTGCTGATTTTTACAATGACTGCCATAAAGCAGGTATAAAAATCAGGAGATATCCATCCCATGCTGGCCTTCCTAAACCAGGTGCGTAAACCGACCCTCGATCTACCGCTCGATGTGCGGCGCAAAATGTGGTTCAAACCGTTCATGCAGTCCTACCTGGTGGTCTTCATTGGCTACCTGACCATGTATCTGATCCGCAAAAACTTCAACATTGCGCAGAACGACATGATCTCCACCTACGGGTTGAGCATGACGCAACTGGGGATGATTGGGCTGGGTTTTTCGATCACCTACGGGGTGGGTAAAACGCTGGTCTCCTATTACGCCGACGGCAAAAACACCAAGCAATTCCTGCCGTTTATGCTGATCCTCTCCGCTATCTGCATGCTCGGCTTCAGCGCCAGCATGGGTACCGGCTCTACCAGCCTGTTCCTGATGATCGCGTTTTATGCCCTGAGCGGTTTCTTCCAGAGTACCGGCGGTTCGTGCAGCTATTCCACCATCACCAAATGGACGCCGCGCCGTAAGCGTGGCTCTTATCTTGGCATGTGGAACATTTCCCACAACCTTGGCGGCGCGGGCGCGGCGGGCGTGGCGCTGTTCGGTGCGAACGTCCTGTTCGACGGTCATGTGATCGGCATGTTTATCTTCCCGTCGATTATTGCGCTGATTGTGGGCTTTATCGGCCTGCGCTATGGCAGCGACTCCCCGGAATCTTACGGCCTCGGTAAAGCGGAAGAGCTGTTCGGTGAAGAGATCAGCGAAGAGGACAAAGAGACTGAAGAAAATGAGATGACCAAATGGCAGATCTTTGTTGAATATGTGCTGAAAAACAAAGTGATCTGGCTGCTGTGCTTCTCCAACATCTTCCTGTACGTGGTGCGCATCGGTATCGATCAGTGGTCCACCGTGTATGCCTTCCAGGAGCTGAAACTCTCCAAAGAGGTGGCGATTCAGGGCTTTACCCTGTTTGAAGTGGGCGCGCTGGTGGGTACGCTGCTGTGGGGTTGGCTGTCTGATCTGGCGAACGGGCGTCGTGCGCTGGTGGCCTGCGTTGCGCTGGCGCTGATCATTGGCACGCTGGGCGTCTACCAGCATGCCAGCAACCAATACGTTTATCTGGCTTCCCTGTTTGCCCTTGGTTTCCTGGTGTTTGGTCCACAGTTGTTAATCGGCGTCGCGGCGGTCGGTTTTGTACCGAAAAAAGCGATCGGCGCCGCCGATGGTATTAAAGGCACCTTTGCGTATCTGATTGGCGACAGCTTCGCCAAACTGGGACTGGGGATGATTGCTGATGGCACGCCGGTCTTCGGCCTGACTGGCTGGGCGGGCACCTTCGCTGCGCTGGATACGGCCGCCATCGGCTGTATCTGCCTGATGGCCATCGTGGCCGTATTTGAAGAACGTAAAATCCGCCGTGAGAAGAAAATCCGAGAATTGAAAGTAGCTTAAGTGTGTATTTGGTAACGCTTTGCCCGGCTTAATGCCGGGCTTTTTTATGCCTGAAGTGAGTCAGTCTCCAGGGATGTAAATGCAAATTTTTCGCCGTCAAAAAGCCCCTGGCTGGTGAGTTTTAATGCGGGGATGACCGGCAAAGAGAGAAACGCCATCTGGATAAACGGTTCGTCGGGCAGTGAACCGCACTCGCGACCCGCCGCCTTGAGCGCATCAATCTGCTCCGCCAGCGATTCCGCGGTGTCGGTGCTCATCAGACCGGCAATCGGTAGCGCTAAATGGCTCTGTACGTGCCCGCGACGAACTACACATAACCCGCCGCCATCGGCGATCGCCTGATTCACCGCGAGGGCCATCTCTTCGGCGCTGCGACCAATCACCACAATATTATGGCTGTCATGGCTGACGGTTGCCGCCAGAGCCCCTTCACGCAGACCAAATCCGCCCAGTAAACCGCAGGCAGCGGGGAGCTGGCGACCATAGCGCTCAAGGACGGCGATATAGCAGATATCATCGCGATCGAAGCCATCCGGGGTACACAGACTGGTGCTGGCCTGAGTAATTAATTCGTTAGGGATAACATCAATGACCCGATAGCGTTTTCCGGGCGTGAAATGCAACGGGAAGTCAGCGGCGGATACCGGTTGCCGCGCAATGGTGTTGCCATACGGTGGCGTGGTTCGCGCCAGTCTTGCGGGTTCTTCTGCTTTCAGGGCATCGGCGTTGATGGGCTCTCCTTTGACAAACACCTGCTGTACCGTCACGTGACGGGCATCGCTGAGCAGAACGATATCCGCCTGTTTACCGGGAGCCAGTAGGCCAAGATGGTGCAGGCCAAAATGCCGCGCGGCTGACCAACTGGCAACGCGGTAAGCAACGTGAAGCGGTACGTTATGTTGTAAAATCAGTTGCCGAATAAGTGCGTCAATATGTCCTTCGTGAGCAATTTCCCACGGGTTGCGATCGTCAGTACAAAGCATGCACTGCGGGCTGTTCATCTCATTGATCAGCGGCGCCAGCGCGTTGAGGTTGCGGGCGGCGGAACCTTCACGAATCAGCAACGCCATCCCCAGCTGCAGTTTGCGGCGGCCCTCCTCCAGACGATAGCTCTCGTGGCAATTCTCGATTCCTGCGGCAATGTAGGCGTTAAGCGCTTTACCGCTAAGTCCCGGGCAGTGACCATCCAGCGTCAGGTGGCGAAAGGCATCCAGTTTATCGAGAAGCGCATTCTGTCCGGCAATGACGCCAGGATAGTCCATCACTTCCGCCAGCCCGGTCACCAGAGGGTGATCGCGCCAGGCGAGCATTTGCTCGAGGGTGAAAGAGGCGCCGTTCACATCACATCCCGCCAGTGCCGGAACGCAGGAACTGACCTGAAGGTACTGATTTTGCTTTGCCTGTTCCGCGCAGCGGACAAACCAGGAAAATCCGGTTTCACCCATTACATTGACGATTTCGTGCGGATCGCAGATGACCGTGGTGAGTCCGCGCGGCAGCGTCGCCGATTCAAAGGTCACGGGCGTCATCATGCTGGATTCAATATGCAGGTGTGAATCGATAAAACCAGGCACCGCCGTTGCGCCGTGGGCATCCACACGATGCAATGCCGGGGCATCGATATATTCCGGGCCGATGCCCGCGATATGCTGTCCTTTAATAACAATCGGCCCTGCCATTTCTCCGCCGTTGATGAGGTCGAGAAGCAGGACATTATCAATAATATAATCGGCGACGGCTTCGCCACGAGAAACCGCCAACAATTCCTGCTGTTCCTGGCGGCTAATGTAATGAAACTTATAGCTAATAAAAGTATTCATATTTTTCTCATTTTGATTTTATCAATTTGATTGTTATTTATCATTAAGAAACACCAAATGATTATTTAAAGTTTATCGGCTTACGCACAATTGCAATGTGATAATTATCACTGAATTAAGTATGGAAGATGTTTAAAAAAGAGACAGGTTAATATTCTCGTTAATGGATGAAAAAAATGAATAATGGGATCAGTGATGACATAAGAGAGGATTCAGGTGGCCTTTCGCGATTCTTTAAAATTCACCAGCACGGTACAACCGTACGTACTGAAATGATCGCCGGTATGACGACATTTTTAACGATGGTGTACATTGTTTTCGTTAACCCTCAAATATTGGGGGCCGCACAGATGGACCCCAAAGTGGTGTTTGTGACGACCTGTCTGATTGCCGGTATCGGCAGTATTGCGATGGGGGTGATTGCCAATCTGCCCGTCGCGCTGGCGCCCGCAATGGGGCTGAATGCGTTTTTCGCGTTTGTGGTCGTTGGGGCGATGGGCGTGAGTTGGCAAACCGGTATGGGCGCAATATTTTGGGGGGCCGTGGGACTGTTTTTGCTCACGCTCTTTCGCATTCGTTACTGGATGATTTCTAACATTCCTGTCAGTTTACGTATTGGTATCACCAGCGGTATTGGATTATTTATCGCGATGATGGGGTTAAAAAACGCAGGCGTCATTGTTGCGAATAAAGACACGCTGGTGGCGATCGGTAACTTAAGCTCACATACAGTATTACTGGGTATTTTAGGGTTTTTTATTATTACCATCCTGTCATCCCGACATTTTCATGCCGCCGTGCTGGTTTCAATCGTGGTGACATCCTGTTGTGGATTATTTTTCGGTGATGTCCACTTTAACGGCGTATATTCTGTTCCGCCCAATATCAGCGATGTGATGGGCGAGGTAGATTTGAGCGGTGCATTATCGCTTAATTTGGCCGGTATCATTTTTTCCTTCATGCTAATCAATTTATTTGATTCATCAGGGACGTTAATTGGTGTAACGGATAAAGCAGGCTTAATTGATCAAGACGGTAAATTTCCTAACATGAATAAGGCGCTGTACGTCGACAGCCTGAGTTCGGTCGCTGGGGCGTTTATCGGCACCTCTTCC
This Citrobacter enshiensis DNA region includes the following protein-coding sequences:
- a CDS encoding NCS2 family permease — its product is MNNGISDDIREDSGGLSRFFKIHQHGTTVRTEMIAGMTTFLTMVYIVFVNPQILGAAQMDPKVVFVTTCLIAGIGSIAMGVIANLPVALAPAMGLNAFFAFVVVGAMGVSWQTGMGAIFWGAVGLFLLTLFRIRYWMISNIPVSLRIGITSGIGLFIAMMGLKNAGVIVANKDTLVAIGNLSSHTVLLGILGFFIITILSSRHFHAAVLVSIVVTSCCGLFFGDVHFNGVYSVPPNISDVMGEVDLSGALSLNLAGIIFSFMLINLFDSSGTLIGVTDKAGLIDQDGKFPNMNKALYVDSLSSVAGAFIGTSSVTAYIESTSGVAVGGRTGLTAVVVGILFLLVMFFSPLVGMVPAYATAGALIFVGVLMTSSLSRVNWDDFTESVPAFITTVMMPFTFSITEGIALGFMSYCIMKVFTGRWRELNLCVIAVAVLFALKIILVD